GGCAAGGAACATGTAAAATGAGGAATACTTACTCAGATTGTGAATGTCCTGAATTTGTTTGGCGTGTTTCCGGCGAGTTTGGTGAAGAAGAAAGTGTGAGTTCCaccaccaacaaaataaaaaaatttaaaaagttaacggtgttaaatggccgttaagtcggagggctTAATTAGAGAAAATTAGATACTTCagggtagggatggcaatctacccgcgggtaacggatatccgcgaaaacccgaacctattagggtgggtttggatactatTTGATATctacggatagtttcgtggttgcaattcactatccatttagttcgtgggtatgagtttggatacttactatccatacccgcgaaacccgtttacccgcgaaaaatacccatcaattacccgtcaattatccgtgaattacccgtcaaatatccacaaaaaatttcacaaaatatgggctttgaatatatatttcgagattatgggctagcatattatatcttaaaataggcccaaacatAAATTGAACTAAAGCCCAAATTCTAatagtctaatttaaatttcaattttgttgagcaattatagaattttgttggattttatattttagttgatgaatttgaatttaaacattgttctttgcggatttcaacatatggatttgaactatgttatttgtgttgattttttttttctattaaatttgttgtaaatttatatttaaattttgtttcgtGAGTATCCGGCGGTTAGTAGGTCGGCGAATAGCAGGTGACGGATACTCGCCGGATAGCGGGTTCGTGGATACCCGACaggtagcgggtttggataccatttgatatccatggatagtttcgtggttaaaaatcactatccatttaattcgtgggtatgggtatggatagtcactatccgtacccgtcgtacccgattgtcatccctacttcaggggcttagttgacacacccctaACCATAGGGTGTTAGACGTAATAAGGGCCTACACGTTAGGGGTGAAATTGATATTTAACCCAATTTTCATTTATGAACAATATACTCGACCGCATGATGGTAACTTCAAtcataatacaattaattatcattattaacaattCGGGATGAACAAAATAATCGAAActgaaatattaaaatatgattcgattttttcgatttttcagtttgattcattttatttttccaaagaatttggtttttcggttcggttcgattttgaaaaaaccaaacaaaatcgaaaatcgaattatatttatataataatatactaatatatatatatatatatataatttatatatatatatatacacacatattgatatgatatataattttgatattaaaatatgtatatatatatatatgtaatttagATATCAAATAGTACAATTTAATtttgcttttttcttttttttttgttttttttcctgaGTTTTCGggttttttgattttttttaagattattttgattttcggtttggttcgatttttaattctaaaaatttCGATTAATTTGGTTCggtttgatttttatatatatatatatatattaaaaaaatcaaatatagaTTTAGTTTGATTTGGTTTTAGCGTAAAACTGAACCgataaccgaatgctcacccttATTAACAACAATTTTTAGGTGGGACCCTTCATCCACTGACAatacattcaatattttttattgaaacaCATGTCGTTCCCTTGAATAACTAGTATTTTTTATGAATGGAGGGAGTAACTTATCAATTTCACCATTTACTTTTAAATATGTACCAATTTTAACCTTAGATAATTTATTACTACTTCTTTTAAACAAATCTTTAAAAATATTAGGGTTAAGGTCTACTGGCAAAATATTAATACTCGTATATAACTTTTTTCGGGTAAAATAACAATTCATCCTCGAACACATCACATTACAATTCAATTGTTGAAGAAAATCTATGATACTAAAATtgatataatatactccctccgtccctgaaataagttcctcttttttcattttgggacgtcccccaaataagttcatctttctttctttctttctatttttggacaactcaccactaataatactttatttattattacttttcactttttcaccactctcaatactaattataacactttttcacattttcaccactcccaatactaattataacatatttttctccactatcaatacactttaccattttccttaaaacccgtgccgtccccaaagaggaacttattttggggacggagggagtagtatttttttatatatataattgataagtttaaaaaattgggatatactccctccgtcccattaaagttggctacatttccattttgggtgtcccactaaagttggccactttctaaaaatggcaaaaaattaacttaattaaagtcactatttattttagttaagtTCCAATTagttcatttaattaaaattttctaattaaatctaaatcatctttatttaaaaacacacacacaaaacacacactaacacacgcacacaaccaccccaccccacctcCCCCCAGCGCCCcacccccttctctcttcttctccggcgggtgCCACCCCCatggtcgccgccgcctcctctcgCCCCTCCGGCCGCCGTCATCGTGGTCTTCGCCGCGACCACCGCCCTCTCCCTggcctctgctctctccctctcgccccACCTCTGACCTCCATGTCCCTCGTCTCAACTATCTCCCTCTCGCCACCCCCATGGCCGCCGGCGCCTAGATCTGAGGTGGTGTGGTTGACGGCGGCAAGGCGTAGATCAGTTGATGTCACCCAAAATAGGAAGAGAGTAGGGGTCGCGAATGGAGGATCTAGGGCTCGGCGGCGGTGGTCTTCCGGCCGTGCAGTCGCCGAGAATTGAAGAAAATCTCTCAAATCTTCTTCTAGGGCTCGGAGGATCTTGGATCTATGGCGCGACTTGGGGTGCTCGTTTCTTTGAAAATCTCTCAAATCTTCTTCTACCTAAGAAAATCTCTCAAATCTTTCTTTCAATTTCGTTTCTTGGATCTTTGGATCTATGGCGTGAATTTCTGGCTATGCGATTCTCTTTGAGAAATTTGATTTGGGTGTCTGATTTGCGATTGATAGAGGGGCGAGGGGCGAGGGGCGATTgtcggcgccggcgccggcgtcGCCGGCGTCGATCAGAAAATGAAACAGATGCAGAGACGCATTGAGAAGAAGACACATTTAATTAAGTACCTTAATTTTGATGGGccccactcaattaaaacataacactccatttcttaatctccgtgccgaaacaaatgtagccaactttagcgggacggagggagtacttgatAAGAGGCCATAGGTTGAGATATATTTGATCATTAATCCATATATAAATCTAgtcttaatttttttcataaaatttatttatttctcatAAATTTCACTtgtatgagaaaaaaaattttgttcacaaaaatatttatatcaaataaaagaaaacaaagagaAAAGTAAATTACAAACTAATACCTCAGACATACCCCCAGAAAAAACACTCACATTGACACAGGTCGCGGGCAGGGATGGGGGTGGACTCAAAGGTGAAGTTCAAAGAAAGTAGCAAGCTAGTGGGTATGCAGATGGTTgatggacgaagagagtataattAACCCTAGTTCCAACACTATATTTAGATGTGTATCAAAATAcacatatataatttatttcgaAGATGTCATTTCAACTTCAATACTTATAAAATGTCACTTCGTGAGTGACGTGTAGCGGATACATTCCAAAATTTCTAAAAGAAACATCATTTCATATTTTCGATCGTCGAACAAATTTGACCATGTCTATTTTGTTGTAAATTGAAAAGTAATGCTATTATTGTAATAATTCACTCCCTCCGCCCCGCCGAGCTTGAGTCGTATTTTTTTTTCGGGTTGTCCCAACGAGCTTGAGTTGTTTTCTTTTCTAGCAAACATTAGAAAAATTAACACCCTAATTGACACTACTAATTACACCCTTATTTTTTCaactcattttcactttgtCTCTCTCAAATataatctctctctctgtcaGCATTCTCAAAACACAGAAGGGAAGAGACTCGATTCTCCGGTGAGAAAACTAGGATGAGATTTGAAGGTTTCTAGAATTGGGGAAGGAAGACCGGCGGCGGTTGTGGGAGGAAGAATTTGGGAAAGTGAGAGAGGAGAGGAACATACCTATATGGGGTGACGGGTGGTGGCAGAAGAATTCGACGGCGGGAAGGGGCTCGATTCTTCAGTGGAAAAATTGGGATGGGAGAGGCAGCCGAAATTGAGAAACAGAGAAAGAGATAGATAGAGATTTACAATTCGACGGCAGCGAGGGCTAGATTCTCTGGTTGGACGACGAATAGGTACGATTCTCCGATAGGGATTTGCGGGGAGAGGGGGGAGAAGACGGGTTTTGGGTGGAGGGTTCTCTGGTTCTTGTGGTGGTAGGGAGGAGGGGGGGACAGAGTTTTTTTTGGGGTGGGtgtttttgaattaaaaaaaaatcagatttaattaatttaaattttatattaaaaaataattcataataatttaattgtataAATAACTACTTAACcacaaatttacaaatatatttatataagtaaaCAATAGATCATTAATTCTCGTGCTCAAAAGAAACGCTTCAAGCTCGGCGGGAGGGACAAAgtataaaatatgtataaaactaaaatcaatcCAAAAATTCGTGAATATTTAGAAATCAacccaaatattaaaataagtaTACCTCAATTTATTGAACTTGCGTATAATATCCTTACAAACTAGTAGTACTCCAATATAAATTAGTCCGGTTCATGTATGTGGACCAAACTGGTCCGGCTAAGCCCGGCCCATTTGGCAGCTTGACTCGACCTTACACGAGTTGCCAATTGCCGGCTTCAGCTGAAAGACTGAGCACTTACTACGACGTCGTTACCGCGTTCCTAACCAGTCGCGATTACAGCCCTATCTAATCTCCAAATTCAGCTTAACTCAACGAAATTCACAAAAATTGATAATTTCGAAATCCTCAAAGAAGGCCTCACGAGATGGCATCGCCGGTGATAACGCCGGAGGACGTGCTGGAAACGCTCATGAACGATGGAACTATCGACGCCATCCGGTTGAAGATAATCAACCAGCTTAAAGCCAATGTGAGATTTTGCGCATGTAATTTTTTGTGATTTGAGGGATTATGTTTTTTAATTGGCGTTTCTATTAGTTTATCGTGCATTGACGAGCTCCGTGGCTGTTTGTTTTTTTGGGTAATtcttggatttttttttctttgggtGATTTTGCAGTCTCGTTTCTAAGAGTTTTTTTGGTTTTGTAATTCAACTTCTTTTCTCGTCCTACAGAGGCAGGATCCGTGAGGAGTTCTTTTTTCAGCGAGTCTTAGTGCTAAATGTCCTTTTCTTTTCAAACTTTTTGGATTTGTGAAGTGTTTTTGGGAATTGTATGAGCTCACATTTTGAGTTGTGTAATTTTGTATTGCTGATTGGAgatatttttccttttaagcTTTGGGAGTTGAGAATCTTGAGATGGAACTGATGATGCATCGTTGTTGGTGTTATTGATAAGACGATTGCATGTGTAAAATTGTCCCTTTGTGGCAATGTATACAAACGTAATTTGCATGTATTTGGTGTTAAAATGTGTGGCTACTTGTGTTTGCGACTTGCTCTTATCTTAGTGTTTGGAGTAGAGTGCATATATTATTTCCTCTTCCAGCTTGGCGTGTTTCTTTCAAAAGTGAATATTGGTGATTCTTCTTGTGTTATTGGGATGCAAGCCTTAACAGGCATCATATCTGGCATATCATACTTCGTAAATGGTGAACTGTGTATTTTGTGTATAATGTCTACAATGTTGTGGGGGGTTTACTCTTTGACTTGGGGATATCTATGATTGTTACCATGCTGACGATAAAAGAATGTATCCCAAGAAGCTTGTAGTGTAAAGTTAAGTTCGAATTAACTGTTATTTGATCGATTTTATGTGCATCCTTCGTTCCAATAATTTGTATGTTTTGCTTGTATGCATGTAACATATGGAGGACGACTGATATGCATAATTTTCTTTATCTCCTGATTTTGTTCCCCACCCCTTTTGCACTTAAGCTAGAGAATGTGGAGCTCCCGTGTCTTGTCAGTTATTTCACAAAAGAGTCTTTATCtttcattttctatattttgtcTTCCTTTTTGTCTTTCAACTTATGAAGAAATTAATGGATCTATTTCCAACAAAGAATATTTCTTCAGTTGCCTGACTCCAAAGTGGCATGAGCTTGTGACGTAGTGGTTGTCAACATACTTAATGAACTGTTGAGATATCATTTGCATGCCGCACACCTTCCATTTTACAAGTGTCCTACTAATAAATCTTCTTGTTTCAGTTCTCGTGGATGTTTCGATGGTTGGTTCTTTTGTTTCATGGGCATAGAAATTGTTGGCTTATCTCACTGTAATATGAAGTGTTGAtccataaaaacaaaaaaagtcaTTGTGCTGGATTTCTTGCAGGAGGAGCTAAAGAGTAACACAATAAAAATGGTGGAGCAGAGTAAGGTCCTCAATACTCCTGGTGCTGAAAAACAGACAAAGCGAGAATTGTTTGATTCACTTCGACAAGAGCTTGAGTAAGTTACAAGTACTCCTCACAATTTTTTCGTACATGTAATTATTCCATGAGTGTCtttaagttttaataaaaaaaaattgtaaccATGCTAATTTTAGTGTCTATAGTGTGTTGCCTTATCATTATGGGCAAGTTATTTTCGTCATATGACTTAGGATGATCGGGAATTTAGAACAATCAGGTCTAAGGCAAATGGAACTTTAATTGTTTGTTTAAGAGCAACTATTTTTTGTTGTCTAAATCCTCCTTTATCTCGGGTTTGTATCTCTAGAAGGCTTGCATGTAAGCTATCTACTTCCTGCCATTCAATACATTGAAGTTTAGCATTGTCAATGGATTTTCAGCGTGCACTATccagattcagcatgatgctttATTATGACAAAGCATATGCAAAGTGGTATGTCTCGTAGTTTGTTTCTTGGGAACCAGAACACAATATGTAAGAGTTGATGGGTTGGCAAATACTATATGCAGGGCTCCTGTACTTGAGAAGGCTTCTAGATCAGTTTGGGACTTGATCTTGGATCAAAATGGCTTGGGGAAGGAAATCAATGACACTGTCGAGAGAGTTTTCTGTCAACTAAGCGGTTGTGAACCTCCATTGTTTCCTACATCTAGCTGTGAAGCACAGCCAACGAAAGACAAGGAGGTTAGTCCTTCATCATCCAAGAAACGAAGTTTTAATGATATGAACACGGAAGAAGCAAATGGCATTGCACAAGAGTCGGGCAATGGCTCAGCCATGCCCGAGAATGTTACAAAAGGACCGTCACCTAGTTCCAAACAATAGAATTGACTTCACGACGAGGATCTGGCTTAAGTTTGTGTTGCAGAGAGCCTGAGTGTCTCCAATTCTAATCTTATTGTTTGGGCATTGGAGATTGGACGTTTGAAGTTGACTTACTACTTCCATGATCTCACCGGAAAGAAACTGGAGCAGACGTGTAAAGTAAATACTGTTGATATGATTCTTCCTTAAAAGctactctctccgtccgccaaaagtggaccatttttactatatcgggcgtccgcaaagagtataccactttccttttataaaAATGGTCGCACCATccattttaatcttttatccttacaagcactctttatttacagaaaacccacctcaaattcaatctcaatcacacatcttataaagtggtgggatcctttctccactacatcaaaattatcaccaattttattaaattccgTCTATCCAAAGTGGTTcacttttgacggacggagggagtataatcttACAATCTTTGAATCTCCTTTGGATGTTGGGTTATGTAGACATTATAGTTTATGAATCCTGTGCTAGTAATCTCAATCTTTGTTTGCCGTCTTGTTTTGTAAATGAGTTGTACCATTTGATGGTCAGTTGAAATGGTTTGACTCCGCTATGTCCGAAAGCGTCGATTGCGACTTTTACGAGGTGAAAAACTTATGTACGGTTAGATATGAGAGTAGTAACTCATTGATATTCTTCCTCTTTGTAAGGTAAAAGAACAGAGTATGAATCTCAACCCCCATTCCCTAACTTGTAAAAGGTTTGAATCATTTAAACCCCCCAAGATTTGAGCTTTTGGGTTCGAGTTAATGTGgtgcgatctttaaatttttttattttacttatgtaatttataaataaataaataaaaaagtttgaATCCAGCAGCCAAACGTGCTATTATTGCATGCCCCGTTTTCCTTATTTTAAGGTTGTATATGTGCAGCTGTCTGTATTTGACTAACCAACTAGTACAAAAATCTTCCATCTCGATAAAGAGAGATACAAAGCCCACCACTATCAAAAGCtctatatttgtttatttatagtACTTGATTTTTAAATAAGTATTGCACCATGCTGTGAAGCTTTTTACAAAAGTTATTGAGATCAATCATTTTTCATCTTTGTATACTCTCTAatataattattgaattttttgaCAGTTGTAGAAAATAGGCCTACCTGTCATTCTTGAGATAGCCAAATTGTTGTTTTCTTAATCACCAAAAACCTTATCCAATTCGAGACGTAACTTATAACCAATTCAATTTAAGTTTGATAATGATTATCATGATGGCTACGACAATAATTCTTCAATTAAAATTCTCTTATCTTCCTAGTGATTTTATATTACAATAATGTACTACAATAATACATAAACTAAATCCTCTTATCTTCTTATTGATTTATATTACAATAATGTATATAAAAAACCAAGTCCAAAGAATTGTTGGGAATTTGTTAGAGTTTCGTCACTCTACAATAGGTTggctcactaattaaaatatatttgtttAGTTTTCCCTAACAAGATAATAACCACTTAATCATAAATTTAGAAAGCCAAGATCTATTCCATTTTTGGTGTCCCACCCTATGTCTTTGACTCTCTGTACCAATCTttgtgttttagtttaattttacaattattaattagtgtccatTAATCCTTACAAtaaatttacatttaatttgctatatatacttaataattaattattaagattGATTATGCCATAATTAAGAtaaactccctccgtccatgaaaactAACAAATGTTTTAATGTAATAATGTGTTTGTAGTGGACAAAAGGGTCTCATTTTATACGAAACAAGTGGTAAGTGTGGGTCAAaggtgtttttttttaaataaaaaaataaaaaatatttgtaaggataaaatataagatattgagatcatACCCTTTAAAAAAGGTGATATATTTTTATGGACgacaaaaagggaaaaaaatgtCTCGGGTTCGAGTCGACCGTGgcgcgatctttaaatttacttatttaattactaattgttaatttatagtatatataaaaaaggcAAAAATGTCATACATACTATCATCGATGGCatgggagtatattttttaacGTTCAATTTTCAGCAtgttaaataaaattcattatacaatattagttttaatttttataatgaaTGCGATTAAAATACTAAAGTTAATTGTGGGACACATATGACGAGTCAGgaggttttttaggacagtaacttatgttgatttgaaaattaggacaataattttcgaacttgtaaaaataggacactaattaataagcgttgcACCCGCATGACATTTCTGGGCCAATTATCGAATTTTTGGACTTTTCCGCAcggaccaagcacatgacaacCCATACGGAGGGGTTGATTATGTGGCAAGCACGTCATTTTTACGGCTCAAGATAGGATGCCATGTGCTTGGTCCATGCGGGAAAGTTCGAAAGTTCGATAATTGAccgagaaatgtcctgcgggtgcaacacttattagttagtatcctatttttacaagttcgaaagttattgtcctaattttcaaatcaacctaagttaccGTTCTTAAAAAACCATCTGACTTCACATATGAAATATGAGAAGACATAGTTGTAATACGCTATATAAGATCCGAACTGCaatgaaaaatacataaatatacatattttttccaTATAATTCCTtcggtgcgtttattttgattgtaaaatttttattgaaaaaaattggataagaaaagataagatttttttttcatttttttatcacatatttactagagatgaaaaaggtgaaaaattgttgaaaaatattttcacacccctaccataggataatattatccaaattGGAGAGAAAAAGAGTGAAAATGAGCTGCCCGAAGAAAATTTAATttccatcataataaatatatgaaaatagtaaaaaatggTAAAAGTATTCCATCAAAGTAAAGATATTTTATGGATATTGCATCTATAATAGAAATACAAACTGAAATAAAGATGAAAAAAACCAAGATAATGGAGACATCAAATATGTGGCTACTCGGCCTTCTTTCTTGAAAATGCTCGTGTATtagaaaaacaaaaatcaacAAAACCTGTGGCAGACTTTTCTATATGAAAAAGAACTAGATAAAGATAAAATTTTGTCTCTCCAAACTTTTTCTCCAATTTATAAAACCTTATCCACATTCACAAAGTCTATACTCCATTTAATTACTTTAAGTACAatgcacacacacatatatgcaTATTGTGTGTGCTATCATTATCCATATATATGCATTAGTCCACCATTTCCTACCAACTGTATGCCCTTGGAAGATTCCTTGAAACTTTAAAATTCTTATTTCTGTCAACATTTTTCATTATATAAACTCCTTTTTCCATCCCTTATCATCCTCCATTTTTCCTCATCCACATTTCTTAGTCAAAACCCACAAAACTTACATCATTTGATCATATAGTAGCCATGATTCCCATGCAAACTCCATTAGTTTCATGCAAAAATCTTCTCTTAATATGAGTGGTGTAGTTACAGCATTCTTGTCCAGAATTAGGCTTCTCCAATCATTCTCGGTAGTTTTCTTATACtggttttatgttttttcatgaGCAAAAAATATTAACATATATACCATCTTCTTAATTAAACCATATAGATTAATCCCTGaacaagaacaaaaaaaaaagaaaaaaaaaaaagcaagcATATCTCTGTCCATTCCTTGCATCACAACAAGCccagaaaaaaaaatgtcatcCATAAACATCTCGAGTTCATCGGAAGACGACGGAAACTGCAGATATGCAGCCATCGCAGACgacaagaagaggaagaggatgATCTCAAACCGCGAATCGGCGCGGCGCTCGAGGATGAAGAGGGAGCAGCATATGAAGGATCTGAACGATCAGATCACGTATTTCAGATCCAAGAGCGGCGAGATTGCGAGGAGGATCGAAGAGATAGGGCGGCGCTACGCGGCGGTGGAGGCGGAGAACAGAGTCTTGAGGTCGCATGggcaagagctgaagaagaggctGCTGTTGTTAGAGGAAATGGCGGCTTCTTACAAGAGCAGCAGTGCTCGTTGCATTGTGGAAGAAGACGAGGACGATGACTGTTTTGTGATGGATGTTTTGCAAGATCCTCATCACGAACCATGGCTGCACCCGCCTTTTCAATCTCAGACTGTTGATGGAATTTACCAGTTTTGAAACACGCACAGATacacgtgtgtgtgtgtgtgttctggtGAATGTATGTTGATaactcttaaattaattatgcaAAATGTGCTTTTTGCATTGTTGTAAGTTTTTCTGTTTTctcatatagtaatttttcattttcatgtttGTGACCGCAAAAGGGAAGGGTAGCAGTTCTATTTTCACTTCTATAACATACTGGAGTATATTTTTCTGTATTGAATTTAGGACGTGCATTTTTTCTTTTAGCTAGGGGTGTTCACTTAATTTGCATGATTGACAAgatacatgattgagtatttttattctagaGAAcaagatttctccaatctcacattttcaatgagatatgaatc
The genomic region above belongs to Salvia miltiorrhiza cultivar Shanhuang (shh) chromosome 5, IMPLAD_Smil_shh, whole genome shotgun sequence and contains:
- the LOC131024209 gene encoding uncharacterized protein LOC131024209, whose product is MASPVITPEDVLETLMNDGTIDAIRLKIINQLKANEELKSNTIKMVEQSKVLNTPGAEKQTKRELFDSLRQELEAPVLEKASRSVWDLILDQNGLGKEINDTVERVFCQLSGCEPPLFPTSSCEAQPTKDKEVSPSSSKKRSFNDMNTEEANGIAQESGNGSAMPENVTKGPSPSSKQ
- the LOC131024210 gene encoding bZIP transcription factor 53-like, with protein sequence MSSINISSSSEDDGNCRYAAIADDKKRKRMISNRESARRSRMKREQHMKDLNDQITYFRSKSGEIARRIEEIGRRYAAVEAENRVLRSHGQELKKRLLLLEEMAASYKSSSARCIVEEDEDDDCFVMDVLQDPHHEPWLHPPFQSQTVDGIYQF